Part of the Musa acuminata AAA Group cultivar baxijiao chromosome BXJ2-7, Cavendish_Baxijiao_AAA, whole genome shotgun sequence genome is shown below.
GCTCGAGTTCGTCCAAGGTACCATAGACATCGTAAACATCGTCGATTACAGATATTAAGCTAAGTAGCTTCGTTTGCATCTCCCTAAAGCTCCAAAATTGTGGTTCAAAGGCCCAACCAACTGTCCACAAGTAGTTTTCCATCAACCTGTCTCTGGAGAATGGCAACCTCTGTGCAAGACCGAGATCGGTCCACCATCTGGCGATCCAAGTTAACAGTTTTTAATAGACGAGAGAAGTACATACTATTCATGACTAGCTTAGTTTACCTCGACACTTCTTTGAGTTCTCTCTTATGCATGCTCTGGATCAGATTGAAGTCCAGCTTAGCCAATTCAAGTAGAAGAGGGTTCATGGTGGCTTCCCTTTGGTATGTTTCTATGAACCACCTGGTGTGTATCCTTTCCATCCTCCAATTCAGTGGAAGCTCCAAGGCGTGGGCCACATGTTCCCTGAAACGAGGCTCAAGTGATCCCTCTTCCATGAGCTTCTTGAGGTGCTTTGTCGTGAAGTCCATGGCTTCGATCAGTACAAACTCCCCCTCCTTTCCAAGGTAGGAAGCTTCATATAAGCTCAGCATTCCTTTAGTCTGATTCTGGAGGCAAGTTTTGAGGTGGCCCTTCTCATCTTTGAATCTGCTGAACATATCTTTAGTCACAAAGTTCATCGAGACGTTAGATTGCGGCACCATGAACGAACAAACCCAAGTTAAGGCTTCATGAGCATATCAACCATTTTCTTATACACTAAGCACATACAATAACATGTTGGTTAGGATGGATGTATTAGAGAGACTGAAGAATATTCCCATTTCGTCTTGACTAGGCTGCATCTctcggctatatatatatatatatatatatatatatatatatatatatatatatatatatgtatagcttCTAGTCGAGATGAATAGATTGTGTATATATTTTATACACCTTGTAACCATCAGTCTAGAAAATTTCAGGAGAAATATTAGTGGAAGTAGACCTTTACGTGTCATAATTAGAACTCTACTCGATTTTATCAGACAGGCGTAGTGTAAGTGAGGTGAACTACCTTCAGAAACATCGAAACCATTTTCTCTGAGAAGCCTGAAGAGAAGTGCTGTTGCATGGAGATTGTCCTTCAGCAGCATGCTTGTGTCTTCCAGGGATCCATGAATGCTCCCTAAAGCATCCTTAATATCATCTTTAAAGTGATATGCCACACCAAGCTGCTGTAGGTGATCGATTAGGTGAAGCTGGTCCTCAAGTTCCTTCTCCTCCTGTATCAGTTTCACAACTTCCTTCTCCAAGTTACTTATCCTTGCAGCATTCTGCTCCTCCATCTAGATTTACAAGGAGATGTAATAAATATACACAATAGCACATCTGAGAGAAGAAAGCAAGCTTAGAATACAAAGAGGTTATGGTGCCAACCGAGTGGTCTCTCGTGAGTGACTGTATGTAGTCATTAGTCCATAAGGTTGGTTGGTAATTGGCTGATCTCCGTAAAGGAGGTTGCCCGCTGCATCTGAAGCGTGGAGAGAGGCATGGATGACGGCCATGGTGTTCGAAGGAAGCGATCCGCCGGAACGTACTGTGGCTGCTGCAAGGGAAGGATGTGGCACAAACGATAGGGAGAAGGCGGAGAGACATTATTTGGTCTGATTACTTGGTAGGTGGCAAACCCAGAATGTATTTGTATAAGCCGGAGAActtctcctatatatatataatggaatgAGACATTCTCGCGTGATTATAAGAAAataaattattgagaaaaataaattatgataaaattatcatgatatttttaatatttaaatattattttatcaaaattttaaatcataaaaattatgataatatattattatgattctatGAATAGTAAAGATCATAATCTCAATGTTGATCTCCCAAaggatttaataaatattttatatttattattgattgaaaaaattatttaattatcatattttataatatcTTTTTGTGTATATAAATTCATACCAGTATTAATAAAATTAACCTAGTCATTTCTATACGAGAAACATAGTTGCTTCGAGGGATGGTGTCAATTCCATTATCACCTATTTGTTTGAGACCATAAAGAACCTTGCATAACTTAAGATATATTGACGAAGATTGTGATAAATAAAGTTTGAAGCTTGCCTTATAAATATATctttaaaaatatgatcatgaagatctCTCTTTCTTGGCACTATATCAATAATGCACATCACCTCTTTACAGCTCAACCTGCATATAGAGGAGGATTCAATGTTGTAGACTTGTTTGTCATGATAAGAAGAAGCACACAAATGAGGTTTAACTTTGTGTACCGTCGAATTAGCGAAATCATTGTAGAGGAGAAATAGCATCATTGAACAGTAGGAAAATTTTTCAAAACGAAATGTAtccttataaatatattattcatatttaattatcaaaatccTCAATTGTTAAAcaaagtaagacataaagtaataCAAATTATTATTGAATTCGCAACAACTGGGTTAAATGGGTTATAGTACTCCAGAATGTTGATGAAATCCCTCTGTCAGTATGTAAAAAAGATTTTGAGGAAGAGGAAAGGTTTGTAGATATGTTAGGTTCCTTTTCATATTAGGAACACAAACAAcatcaaaaagtaaaaaaaaaaattaagaaaaaataaagatttgtagaacaaatataaattattttaatacctTTCCCATCATATACTATCGAACCATTATAACCTAAAGTAAGAGATAAATTATTCAAGTCAAACATAATACGATGAGAAGGCCAAAAATCAATAAATCATTTTGATGAAAATTAAAACAATTGAGAAACAAATTGAGCAAACAAAGGTAGTAATAAAAATCAGGTAGGTGGTGTAGCAAGATATGTAGAATAAGATATGTATGAAGGCTGAAACATTCATAGAATAATAGCTTACAAGCGATGATATTTCTTAGCAATATGGTCTTATAAGTCACATATTTGACAGGTGACTTTGTTAAATTGTCGATCAGATTTGTTGATATTTTTGCTGTGACGTTGTTGCATGTAGCCTCTAGAATGATATCACATGTTGCCTCTAGAATAATTACTTGGACTATTATCTTAGATCTTGCCTTTGTTGCTAAGATTGGTTTTGTTGGCAAAATTGATAGTaatgaaaatatcataagaaGATGGTAACTCTTGGTTATGATAAGCTTCCTAGTAAGAaagcttatcataaagttcttcaaatgatatagGACTATTATAAACATGAATCCCAAATAAGATCTCCTATAATCTAAATTAagattatttaatatataaaaaacgaTCTCTTCGTCATCAAGAGATGTATCAGCAAGTGTATCAACTTGAGTTTTGATAACTTACATATAGTTCAAAATAGATTTTGTATCTTTAGAAAGTTTGAAtttctgaaaattttgatatatATTGTCATAAATTTGGACCATATTTGATAAAAGGATTTTATTAAGACTACATAAGAAATGATTTGAAAAGAGAGAGGCAACGATAGCGGCATATCACTTCAAAGATGATATTGGAGACTTACAAAGATGATTTCTACAGCAGCTTGGTGTGGCATATCACTTTAAAGTCTACAGCAGAACATGCAATCCTGGGTGGTCTCACGTCCATATTGGAGACTACTTCTGGTTCCTCCCCTGTATCATCCCCAATtgtaagtctctctctctctctctctcagttctTTGATCTAATCTCTGGTCTCTAAAATCTCGTATTCGATATGATAACTTAATTACAATCTCTCTCTCACATGTCGAGCTTTTCTATTTGTCTTTACCCAATGTTTTCTCGCATTTATGTGCATAAAATATTAAATGAGATTCTATTTATAGGgatataatcaaaattttaactttAACAAGGATAGATACTTCGATCCTAAGATTTAATATTCCAACTCCAACACCTTGCAATCCTCAGGTGAGTAGAGAAGTTTTCCTATGCCCCCTCCGTCAAGTCGTCGCTCATGCAATAAGCATTGGTCATGAAGACGTTCCGGGAAGACCGACATCGACGCGTTGTCCAAGTACTCGTCTAGCTTGGGTTAAATTTAGAATACAAAGGGGTGTATGGTGACAACCGCGCGCATTGTTGCTTGTGAGTGATAGTACGTAGTCATGAGTCCACAAGTTCGGCTGGTAATTGGCTGATCTCCGTAATGGAGTTTGCCCACTGTATCGGATGCGTGAAGGGTGGCGTGGATGACAGCCTTAGTGTTGGAAGAACGGGAACCGCCGGAATGCACCGAGGCTGCTGCAAGGGAAGGATGCGGCACGAAGAGTATGGAGAATGTCGAGAGACATCATTTGGTAGCATGATCTTCCAatcaggcaggcaggcaggcagcctTTGAATGGCTTCTCATAAATCATGGCCAAAAGAGCAAATAATATCATCACAGTTGGTAATTTTACTGTTGAACTACAGCTCGTAGTTATCTAAAATGAAAGCGCCAGAAAAGAATCACCAAACCCGACAAGGAATCTAATTGTAAGTATGTCAGTATCAAATCTAGTTAGTCTGAAACTAATGTTCCAATAATTAACAGTCGATTTCACCTTTTTCCGAGGGAAGCCGTCGATCATGATAGCAACGCAAACGAAGGATCCTAATTCCCTCCTAACCACATTGGTGTCGGGCGCACAGTTGCTTTATTTTGTAGCAATTTTTCCGCATGCAGAGATCAATTGAGTTGGTAACGTCAGTTCTCTGAGCTTTTCGGTCGGTGAGAGAAGGAAAGCTCCTGCAGGGCTACGTTTGTCGGCCGTCTTTTTTCTTGTGCTGTTCCTGTTTCCTACATTTGCTCTGCTTCCCCCGTGCTTCGATGCAAGGGATCTTCTGGTTTACGTGCAGAAGTTTAACTGGAGATTTCAATTGACTTTGGTTTCAAACATATAATAATAGAGCAATGCTGTAGAGTTCATTTGGTTAATACCCACAACAGCAATAAAAGGACTGAATCTAACACATTAAGCCATAATGTAAAACCAGTCATAGGTTGCTACCAAGTGAATTGCATCGAACGTAGACTAGGCCTAAAATGTACAGTTTCTCTTTAACTAGACAATTTGAAAGCAAACCAACTACATCAAGAACAACTTCGCTTGCGCACAGAAAAAGATTGCATTGAGCTAATGCCTCCGTGCGAAGCGAGTTGCTGCAATCTCGGTGATTAAGAATGTCACTGGTCACCCTTCGTTTTCGGCCGCATGCACCCACAGAAGGAGCTCTTCTTTGTCTGTCTACGGCCATCTCTTCTCCCGTAGATATAATCGCTCAGCAGCGTTCGGCTTCTTCGGTCCATGGCACTGGTGTGACGATTTACGTGCTCTTCCTCAAATTTCAGCATGACATACTGGATTTTATGCAGCTCCAGCTCCAGCCTTCCAACCTTCTCTGATTCCTTTCTTGATTGTGTGGAGATTTGTCTTCTTCCGGTGCTGCTGCTTTCTTCAGATTTTGTGCCCATGCCATTTGTGGAATGATATTCTTCAGCCTTGCTCGTCAGTTTGTTGTTTGTATCGATCAACTCCATGACAGCACCTTCAGCATCTTCCAACTGTGATTTGACTGTATCATACCCAGAGCTCGCAGGAAGCTTCCCCATTTGAGAGCTTTCCATTTTCCTCTTCAGATCCTTTACATTGGTTTTAAGGTCTGATAACCTCCTAGCATCATTTTGAAGGCTCTCGAGGACTCTCTTAGTCCATTCTTGTCGAGATGTCAGAACTCTAGTTGGTATCTCTAACTTGTCAACACTCGGCTCCTTCTCAACCATCAGCTCTGAGGACGGGTATTCACTCTTTTCTTCCTCCACGGGCTCTATGTCATGTTCCGTAGCATCTGTTGATGTTTTCCATACTTGTTTGCTGCAATTTGTTTCAGCAGCTTCCCATAATTGATCATCGATCCCATCATTACTAATCCTGCTTAAACCATATGAACCAATGGTCCTGTACGGCAAAGAACTTGAGCCCTGATCGAGTTGAATATCTTTTGTCACTTGCCCATTCTTGCCCTTGGTGATTTCAGTATCATTTAGTCCACCATCATCAACATGTTCAATAGAATGCAGGTTCACTTGAGCTTCCTGTCCCAGTCCAATTTCATTTATCTTTATCCCTTTAGTTTCTTTACTTGCAGCCTCTGAGTTGGAGTTGGCATCAAACCCTTCCTGCTGTCTGTGACTTTGAATGTCTACTATCACTTCTTCAAGAAGTTTGACTTTGGTGATCAATTTCTCCAACACTGGAATGCCTTCAATATTCATTGCCTTATAACCATCACTAGGTTGGTTATCAcagtgatgatgatgaggaaccaAAGGTAAAACCTGGAAACAGACGAAATGAGTGTCACAAATGAATGTTACAGACACAACTAGCAAACATTGTAGCTTACctgagaaaataaagaaaaattctACACTCAAAAGTAAAAAACAAAATTCTGATGGTCTAGGCAGAAAATACAAGGATTGGATATTAATATGTTGGTATCTCAAGCATGTGATAAGTGGGTAACAAACTTATTTTTGAAAAGGAATAATTTGTCATCACATACCTAAAATGTTGATGAAATTGCAAGCTCACTAAGTTGATCACACTCAGCTGTGTGGATAAATTGTTGATTGCATACAGCTATGGAGTTGGATCACTCAGCCTCATCAGACCTCAAAATTAAAGGCAGGACAAATTCAGTTGACCATAAAATTCCCTACTCAGATGCATTCAGAGAACTCTACTCGATGAATTCATGAAAACAAGCTTGTAGTAACACAGCTGGACATGTCCAAGTTAACTTGTGCCAGAGTCTTCAATTCAATTCAGCTTTCCACTTGGTCTTCACAAAACTTGAGATCAAACACACTCCATTGACTCGGTAAACTCATGACTTCGTTCATTCAAATCCACTAGACTTCATTCATTCATCCAACACATTAAAGCACTTCTGACACCTGACTAATTTTATCATATGAGGGATGGATCTACATTGTTTTTTGAcaaatatatatccatatatagacCAAATAGTTTGCTATTGTATTGCTGAAGcaataaaaattaataagaaaCAATATAAACAAGCTGTTCAAAAATAAACTGTCagactttatattttttttaatacaaaAATTACCTTTCTGAAAAGCAATAAGATATATCATTGTAATTGTCCTTTGAATCTTAATCAGAGACATCAGTTTTTAATTCTTAAAatgtcatatcatcatatctgctTCTTGTGAGGTGTGATGGTCCTTCAGTTTTAATTGATTCTATTTGTCGTTAATTTGTGATGCAATTACTGGTCAATAGCAAACTAAAAATTTCTGTACATGTACACCCTCATAAAATAAAATCAGTGTCACAATGCCTCCCCCCAAACCAACACCAACCTCCCTCCCCACATCACCCCAATTCGAAAAAACAGTCTGTCGTATTAATCCTACATAAAATTGTGATGATCCATATTACTCAATTGCTCATGTAAATGCCCTCTTGGATCTTGCTTTGGTCTTAATGTCCTCATGGTAATTTACTTTAGCATATATACCTCTCCAAAAATCTAGGCAAGTCCAACGGTAATGGTTGAGTGAAAGGAACAATGATGCAAAAGTGTATTCTACATATTAGTatggtacatatatgtacattctGATATAGTTAGACTTTAACAAGATCACAAGTTTTTGTTGCCAATGACCTTGGTTTGGGAAGTTACCATTATAATTTGATGATCTCAAGGGGCAGACTGTAATTGGATGAATTCAAAAGAAAAAGGTATTCCGATTTTTATGATATCATTTAGGTTTTAGAAAAATCACAATTAAGGAACCTTATGCTTTACAGAAACCACTAGACTAATACCCAAAATTACCGAAGTAACTGCTTATAGATTTGAAAAGTAGTACATATCTGTCAAGGATTTAAATGCTAGTCCCGTTGATATTTACTGGCCCAACCAAGTACCAATATCGAAATGTATAGTTTTAATATTGATACATATaccattacttttatttttttatcattttattccATTACCGGACAATATAGATTGTTATACTGTTCAACCACTCATTACTATTTATATCATAATGGTTTGAGATATTAATTAAATCCTCATATTTGATTATCTCAAATATTTTAATTACTAGTTATCAAATCTCAAAGCTTGTCAATTCTTCAAGTAGCTTAACTCAAGTTGCATGTCGAATTTTCTGTTTCGAAACttaaattatgatttaaatgttAGCAGTACCAGCAGattcatcatatttaacaaatctAGGAGTACCTCTTTGTCATGACAGATTGATATTCTGGGCTTTGACATTGTCATAATTTGTTCTTCCAGAGATTTAACACTATTCCACAAAGATGCAACCAGAGCCAGATAGAAATCTAAGCCAGCCTTCAACCCATTGTTTTCTCCCTCTAAATCATCAAGCTTTTTCTTCATACTATCCAATTGCTCCTTGGTTAAAGCTACCTCCATTTTCAATGTCTCCTTCTGCAATAGGGAACCAACTTCTTCTAGTATCAGCTCATGAACTTTTTCTTCATACAGCGCTGAATTAACTGTGGAGACTTGGATATCACTTAATAATGCTTTGATTTCGACTTCACAGTGTTCATTTTCATCTATTTCTTTCTGCAGTTCTAATTTCAAATCTTCCTCCCTGCTCATAAGTACTTTAACTTCTTCACGCATATGATAAATTTCCCTTTGCAGCGTCTCATTTGCTTCATAAAGACATCTGATCTCCTTATTTCTGTCGACAACTACTTCAGATAAAGTTGAAATCTTCTGCGCCAACTCTTCTTTGATCAGCTTATCTGCTTCATAATCCAGCTGAATACCATCAAGAATTCTACACAATTCCAAGTTCTTTTGTTGGGTGGATTGAGCATTTTGACTTATTTCCAGTAACTGTGACTGTTTTTGTAACAGTTGGCTCTCTAATCTTTGTCTTTGAAGACTTAACTCCTCACAGACGCATGTAGCTGTAAACAAATCAAATTCTGAAAGCAGGACATGATTTCTGAACTCTTCTTCTAGGTAAGTAACGAACTCCCTAATATGTGTTTTTTCTGCCTCAAGTATCTTTATCTTCTCCTTTAGTTTATCAATCTCAGCATCAAGAGCATTTTTAATAAAATGAAGAGAATCCAGATCATAAGTGAAGGATTTCAACTCCGACAATTTCTCTGCACTATGGTTCCTAAACAACAAATAAAGGTGGTCTAGTTTCAGAGCCTCTGCAAGGACTTCAATATGTTCCTCTTCCAACAAATTATGTTTTTCTCTTAAGTTGCAAAGTTCATCCATGAgaatcttcttgttttcaattaaaTTTTGAATTTCATATTTAGATGTCAGGAGAGCCTCTTGCAGGTCAGTCAAATGTTCATGGAAAACTTTCATTGCAGTCTTTGATTCTACTTCCCTTTGGTTGCTTGCTTCCACATCATTCATTAGTTTTTCATTCAATTCTCGAAGTTGAAGATTTTTGTTTCCTAATGCTAATAATTCTTTGGTTTTCATATCACGTTCTTTTTCAAGAGAACATTTATCCAATCTCAGACTGGCCAGATCCAGCATTGTATTCTTCAGCATAGTGACAAGAACTGATATCTCAAGATGCAGTAGTTGATTATCATGCTCGGCTTCTGAAACACAATTCAGAATATTTCTAAATTCGCCCAAAATAATATCTATGAGAACTTCGACCTGGAATTCATCCACGGAAACAGACTTCTTGCCAACAATAAGAGTGTTCTGCAGCAAACAAATTCCAgttcttaacttctcattttgctCTGACAATGACATTATGTttttgatatgcataagtttctcCTGCTCAAGTGCTGAAATAAGTGCCTCAGTCCTTCTACATGCCTCGATATTTTTCTCGCATTCTTTCAAAAGAACCAAGTTCCTTCCATTCACATCGGACAAACTTCTTTGTAAGATAAAATTTCCTATTAGATAACCAATCACATTATCCTGTTCTGATTCAAGCTGCTGATCTTTAAGCTGGCTTTCTTGTTGCAGAAGAAAATTGTGGTTCTCTGATGTGGCTAGCTGACACTTGAATGATTGGATACGAGTTTCATGCTCTTCTTTTTCTAGTTTCAAAAGATCTTGCAGATCCTTGACCTGACTGATTATCAGATACTTTTCTCTTGTTAGATTCAAGTTATCGTCCTTCATGTCCACTAACCTATTCTCCAGTTCTTCCAAATTCAGAGTGATGTTATTAACCTGACATAAACAGGAATAAACTATTCAGGCAGCAAAATAGAGCTTCGTAAAAAATTTATATGGCAAGTTAGAATAATCGTTATGCTTTCAGGTATAATTAATTGGAAAAATTGTTATCACAGAGTAATTACAACTTAAATAGGAAGAGGGAGAGAAATTAACCTGACTGACAAGAGTGTCCCTTTCAATAAGAAGGCCAGAGTTCTGATCACGGAGAGAGTCACAGGAGTTTTCAGAATCCTTCAATTTTGACTTCAAACATCCAGCTTCACTGCTTACATCAGACAGGCAGTTTTCCAAAAAGGATTTCTCTTGTGAAAGTTTCTCCAGATTCTTAGTAAGAACCTCTACCTGAGAAAGTAGATTGTTCCTTTCAGTAAGAAGACCAGAGTTCTGATCATTTAGTGACCGAGAGGATTCTTCAAAGTCTTTCAACTTTGACCTCAAACACCTGACCTCACTTCTTTCATCAGTTAGGGAGTTCTCCAAGGTTAATTTTTTGTGTCCAAGCTTCACCGCATTCTGAGTAAGGATCTCAACCTGAGAAAGCAGATTGCTTTTTTCAGCAAGAAGACCCGAGTTCTGATCATTGAGTGATTGAGAAGATTCTTCAAAGTCTTTCAACTTTGATCTCAAACACTCAACTTCACAGTTAACATCAGATAACGAGTTCTCCAATAAGGAATGTTTGTGTGAAAGATTCTCCATGTTCTGAGTAAGAAAATGTACCTGAGACACAAGAGTATTCCTTTCAGCAATGAGGCCAGAATTCTGATCAGTAAGAGACTGACAGGATTCCTCAGAGTCCTTAAACTTTGACCTCACACATCCAACTTCAGTCCTCACATCAGATAGAGAGTTCTCCAAGAGGGAATTTTTCTCCGAAAGCTTCTCTATATTCTGAGCGAGAATTTCCAATTGAGAAAGAAGATTATTCCTCTCAGCAAGAAGACCAGAGTTCTGATTGGTGAGCGAACGAGATGATTCTTCAAGGTCTTTCAATTTTGACCTCAAACACCAAACTTCACTGCTTACATCAGATAGGGATTTCTCCAAAAGCAAATTCTCGTCTGAGAGTTTCTCTAGATTTTGAGTAAGAATCTTGACCTGTGAAAGAAGGCTGTCCCTTTCATCATTGAGTGACTGAGATGACTCTTCACAATCTTTCAACTGTGACCTCAAAGATTCGACTTCACAGCTTATATCACATAATGAGTTCTCCAAGAAAGAATTTCTGTCCGTAAGCTTCTCGACATTCTGAGTAAAGGTCACTACTCGAGAGAGTAAATTGTCCCTTTCAGAAAGAAGACCAGAGTTCTGATTGCTAAGTGATTGGCATGATTCTTCAAGGTCCTTCAACTTTGACTTCAAACAAGCCATTTCACTATTTACATCAGAAAGGGAATTTTCCAACCTGGAATTTTTGTGTGAAAGGTTCTCCATGTTCTGAGTAAGAACTTCTATCTCAGTAACAAGAGCATTTCTTTCTGCAAAAAGACCAGAATTCTGATCACTTAAAGACTGACAGGATTCCTCAGAGTCCTTCAGTTTTGTCCTCAAACACCCAACTTCAGTAGTTACATCAGATAGAGAACTCTCCAAGGAGGAATTATTCTCTGAAAGCTTCTCAACGTTCTGATTAAGAGTTTCTAACTGAGAAAGAAGATTGTTCTTTTCAGCAAGAAGACCAGAGTTCTGATCACTGAGCGACTGACAGGATTCTTCAAAATCTTTCAACTTTGACCTCAAAGACCCAACTTCACTGCTTACATCAGATAGGGAGTTCTCCAAGAAGGAATTCTTGTCTGAAAGCTTCTCCAGATTTTGAGTAAGGATCTCGACCTGCAAAAGAAGAGCATTCCTTTCTGAGAGAAGATTAGAGTTCTGATCCCTGAGTGACTGAGAGGATTCCTCGAACTCTTTCAACTTTGACCTCAAACGGCCAACTTCATTGCTTACATCAGATAAGGAGTTCTCTAAGAAGGAACTTTTCTTGGAATGCTTCTCCACATTCTGAGtaaggatctctatctgagagagAAAACTCTTCCTTTCAGCAAGAAGACCAGAGTTATGATTGCTGAGCAACTGACAGGATCGTTCAAAGTCCTTTAACTTTGATTTCAAACAATTGACTTCAGTGCCTAAATCAGATACAGAGTTCt
Proteins encoded:
- the LOC103992843 gene encoding protein NETWORKED 1A-like isoform X3, which translates into the protein MKVNTIIKLLEEDADSFARRAEMYYKKRPELLKLVEELYRAYRALAEKYDHATGALRQAHRTMAEAFPNQIPLVLSDESPYGYSGNEAEPHTPEGPPPLRALFDLDELQKDALSLSSELHVIKRNGGYSEPSDSLSSKKGLKQLNEMFAIGEGTAFTTSEGRVRKGLHFQEEEGQDLENITHKCSREQNQVKEKQDASYVTTGLQQDISQLSSGSQNMKNQITTESDRNNKTENELQGLKDRISELISEKEASNIQYQISLERISVLESQISTTQNELRKLNDEMVNKVKKLQSSEELNQSLLLELEMIAKQVNMEENELHQKREELEKLQITIEEKHQQCMQTEMALCLKEKLHTQSQEEIDHLSREIQIWIQKLRDIELCNVDLQEEICKLKEENGTLHEQNLHSSLMIKELQGKIILIEEKNKTLEDEVRLYLCEKEGLTEELNHIKEDINDLEGKHRDLMEQKEAASICAESLKAAVKDLQNKNSALNDICKKHEAEKEFLVDKLRDMDNVLEKNMVLEDSLADASIELEVLRGKTLALENLHESLNGEISNYIAEKNALVPQVEILTQDVCTLSEKNIFLENSVSDLGTEVNCLKSKLKDFERSCQLLSNHNSGLLAERKSFLSQIEILTQNVEKHSKKSSFLENSLSDVSNEVGRLRSKLKEFEESSQSLRDQNSNLLSERNALLLQVEILTQNLEKLSDKNSFLENSLSDVSSEVGSLRSKLKDFEESCQSLSDQNSGLLAEKNNLLSQLETLNQNVEKLSENNSSLESSLSDVTTEVGCLRTKLKDSEESCQSLSDQNSGLFAERNALVTEIEVLTQNMENLSHKNSRLENSLSDVNSEMACLKSKLKDLEESCQSLSNQNSGLLSERDNLLSRVVTFTQNVEKLTDRNSFLENSLCDISCEVESLRSQLKDCEESSQSLNDERDSLLSQVKILTQNLEKLSDENLLLEKSLSDVSSEVWCLRSKLKDLEESSRSLTNQNSGLLAERNNLLSQLEILAQNIEKLSEKNSLLENSLSDVRTEVGCVRSKFKDSEESCQSLTDQNSGLIAERNTLVSQVHFLTQNMENLSHKHSLLENSLSDVNCEVECLRSKLKDFEESSQSLNDQNSGLLAEKSNLLSQVEILTQNAVKLGHKKLTLENSLTDERSEVRCLRSKLKDFEESSRSLNDQNSGLLTERNNLLSQVEVLTKNLEKLSQEKSFLENCLSDVSSEAGCLKSKLKDSENSCDSLRDQNSGLLIERDTLVSQVNNITLNLEELENRLVDMKDDNLNLTREKYLIISQVKDLQDLLKLEKEEHETRIQSFKCQLATSENHNFLLQQESQLKDQQLESEQDNVIGYLIGNFILQRSLSDVNGRNLVLLKECEKNIEACRRTEALISALEQEKLMHIKNIMSLSEQNEKLRTGICLLQNTLIVGKKSVSVDEFQVEVLIDIILGEFRNILNCVSEAEHDNQLLHLEISVLVTMLKNTMLDLASLRLDKCSLEKERDMKTKELLALGNKNLQLRELNEKLMNDVEASNQREVESKTAMKVFHEHLTDLQEALLTSKYEIQNLIENKKILMDELCNLREKHNLLEEEHIEVLAEALKLDHLYLLFRNHSAEKLSELKSFTYDLDSLHFIKNALDAEIDKLKEKIKILEAEKTHIREFVTYLEEEFRNHVLLSEFDLFTATCVCEELSLQRQRLESQLLQKQSQLLEISQNAQSTQQKNLELCRILDGIQLDYEADKLIKEELAQKISTLSEVVVDRNKEIRCLYEANETLQREIYHMREEVKVLMSREEDLKLELQKEIDENEHCEVEIKALLSDIQVSTVNSALYEEKVHELILEEVGSLLQKETLKMEVALTKEQLDSMKKKLDDLEGENNGLKAGLDFYLALVASLWNSVKSLEEQIMTMSKPRISICHDKEVLPLVPHHHHCDNQPSDGYKAMNIEGIPVLEKLITKVKLLEEVIVDIQSHRQQEGFDANSNSEAASKETKGIKINEIGLGQEAQVNLHSIEHVDDGGLNDTEITKGKNGQVTKDIQLDQGSSSLPYRTIGSYGLSRISNDGIDDQLWEAAETNCSKQVWKTSTDATEHDIEPVEEEKSEYPSSELMVEKEPSVDKLEIPTRVLTSRQEWTKRVLESLQNDARRLSDLKTNVKDLKRKMESSQMGKLPASSGYDTVKSQLEDAEGAVMELIDTNNKLTSKAEEYHSTNGMGTKSEESSSTGRRQISTQSRKESEKVGRLELELHKIQYVMLKFEEEHVNRHTSAMDRRSRTLLSDYIYGRRDGRRQTKKSSFCGCMRPKTKGDQ